The Nesterenkonia xinjiangensis genome contains a region encoding:
- a CDS encoding bifunctional 3-phenylpropionate/cinnamic acid dioxygenase ferredoxin subunit: MSFRVCSLQDLTPGEGLRIDAVSPPIAVFLTEDGQVHAIDDTCTHQDASLAAGWVEDCRVECPLHESTFSLRTGAVDQPPAKRGVRVHSVELDGEDVLVELSQDAPNLPPGVTV; this comes from the coding sequence GTGAGTTTCCGTGTCTGTTCCCTGCAGGATCTGACTCCGGGGGAAGGTCTGCGCATCGATGCAGTGAGCCCCCCGATCGCTGTGTTCCTGACCGAAGACGGCCAGGTGCACGCGATCGACGACACCTGCACCCATCAGGATGCCTCTCTGGCCGCCGGGTGGGTCGAGGACTGCAGGGTGGAGTGCCCGTTGCATGAGAGCACGTTCTCGCTCCGCACAGGAGCGGTCGATCAGCCGCCCGCGAAGCGCGGGGTGCGAGTCCACAGCGTCGAACTCGACGGCGAGGACGTCCTCGTGGAGCTCTCCCAGGACGCACCGAACCTGCCTCCGGGGGTGACGGTCTGA
- a CDS encoding NAD(P)/FAD-dependent oxidoreductase encodes MDTTSMQNPSAGLPAEGHLLIVGAGLAGYHVARGARLTGHVGPITVLGDELHPAYDRPALSKAFLSGAAAFEHLVLDDPENPLDVTWFGGAAAEHLSAFPLGVHTSDGRFHAADAVVVATGAQACRLPLSGGATFVLRNIDDAMALRSRVIENKRIAIVGGGFLALEAGATCVERGAAEVTVAAGEDYPGTARLGVPVGQAVRKLHERHGVSFAPASRADSVRDVPSGQELVLANGHRVEADIVICAIGATPATSWLRDGVLSLDPTSGAILCDDTGFTGMPGIWAAGDCAQWASQASGLRPVGHWQEAVEQAGILSASLTGTSPAPFQEPYFWSEQYEVKIQAAGRISHANEVRVVDGSIETDDLLLSYLRDGAEVGILGFNRLREVKRWRKQRQIRTADVLVA; translated from the coding sequence ATGGACACCACCTCGATGCAGAACCCCAGCGCCGGCCTCCCCGCCGAAGGACACCTGCTGATCGTCGGCGCAGGTCTGGCGGGCTACCACGTGGCACGCGGGGCCCGGCTCACCGGCCACGTCGGTCCGATCACCGTCCTCGGCGACGAGCTGCACCCCGCCTATGACCGTCCCGCATTGAGCAAGGCCTTCCTCAGCGGGGCCGCGGCGTTCGAGCACCTCGTGCTGGATGACCCTGAGAACCCCTTGGACGTGACATGGTTCGGCGGGGCCGCGGCCGAGCATCTCTCCGCGTTTCCCCTGGGCGTCCACACCTCCGACGGTCGTTTCCATGCCGCTGATGCCGTCGTCGTCGCCACTGGAGCGCAGGCCTGCCGTCTGCCGCTGTCCGGGGGAGCCACTTTCGTGCTGCGCAACATCGACGACGCGATGGCGCTGCGCAGTCGAGTGATCGAGAACAAGCGCATCGCCATCGTCGGTGGAGGTTTCCTGGCTCTCGAGGCGGGAGCCACCTGCGTGGAGCGAGGAGCCGCCGAGGTCACGGTGGCCGCCGGAGAGGACTACCCCGGCACCGCCAGACTGGGAGTCCCCGTCGGCCAGGCTGTGCGGAAGCTCCATGAGCGGCACGGTGTCAGTTTCGCGCCGGCGAGCCGGGCCGACTCCGTCCGGGACGTGCCCAGTGGGCAGGAGCTGGTGCTGGCCAACGGCCACAGGGTGGAGGCGGACATCGTGATCTGCGCCATCGGCGCCACTCCGGCCACCTCCTGGCTGAGAGACGGCGTCCTGAGCCTGGACCCCACCAGCGGGGCCATCCTCTGCGATGACACCGGATTCACCGGCATGCCCGGCATCTGGGCTGCGGGGGACTGCGCGCAGTGGGCATCGCAGGCGTCGGGGCTGCGTCCCGTCGGACATTGGCAGGAGGCCGTCGAACAGGCGGGCATCCTCTCAGCATCCCTCACCGGCACCTCACCGGCCCCTTTCCAGGAACCGTATTTCTGGTCCGAGCAGTACGAGGTGAAGATCCAGGCCGCCGGCCGGATCAGCCACGCCAACGAGGTGCGCGTGGTCGACGGCAGCATCGAGACCGATGACCTGCTGCTCAGCTACCTGCGTGACGGCGCAGAGGTGGGGATCCTCGGCTTCAACCGCCTGCGTGAGGTCAAGCGGTGGCGGAAGCAGCGGCAGATCCGCACCGCAGACGTGCTGGTCGCCTGA
- a CDS encoding aromatic ring-hydroxylating oxygenase subunit alpha, which yields MIIDHLDEPLPGSSLRSTPPGDTYTDPEIFAQEQAAIFEKMWNCVLRADSLPSAGEWKKVTIGREEIIVVRTRRSGIAAYYNVCRHRGMRVCTTDQGRSKTLQCGYHAWTYALEGELVAAPNLTSMPDVDNKAYGLRPVHVREWLGYVWVCLADIPPDFDQAVLGEVRTSFGEVESIDNYGIENLACGETKTYDVQANWKLIIENFMECYHCATIHPELTEVIPEFADGLASQRENGEVHGAAFGSEIDGFTVDGSSGVSELPAIAPDQERKYYAITVRPQVFINTVPDHVILHRMFPVSESRTIVECDWLFLPEVVEQIRAGSLDVSKSVELFHRVNQQDFEACEQTQPSMSSKVYASGGALVPSEHHISEFHDWWYEALGWRAPKEARDEQATAAQASR from the coding sequence ATGATCATCGATCACCTGGACGAGCCCCTTCCCGGTTCCTCCCTGCGGTCCACACCGCCGGGGGACACCTACACCGACCCGGAGATCTTCGCCCAGGAGCAGGCAGCGATCTTCGAGAAGATGTGGAACTGCGTGCTCCGAGCTGATTCTCTGCCCTCGGCCGGTGAATGGAAGAAGGTGACGATCGGCCGCGAGGAGATCATCGTGGTCCGGACCCGACGATCCGGCATCGCCGCCTACTACAACGTCTGCCGCCATCGGGGGATGCGAGTCTGCACCACCGATCAGGGGCGCAGCAAGACCCTGCAGTGCGGCTATCATGCCTGGACCTACGCGCTGGAGGGGGAGCTCGTCGCCGCTCCTAATCTGACCTCCATGCCCGATGTCGACAACAAGGCCTACGGCCTGCGACCGGTCCACGTACGCGAATGGCTGGGGTATGTGTGGGTCTGCCTGGCCGACATTCCCCCGGACTTCGACCAGGCCGTGCTCGGCGAGGTCAGGACCAGCTTCGGTGAGGTGGAGTCCATCGACAACTACGGCATCGAGAACCTCGCCTGCGGGGAGACGAAGACCTACGACGTCCAGGCGAACTGGAAGCTCATCATCGAGAACTTCATGGAGTGCTACCACTGCGCCACGATCCATCCTGAGCTGACCGAGGTCATCCCCGAGTTCGCCGACGGCCTCGCCTCTCAGCGCGAGAACGGCGAGGTCCATGGAGCCGCTTTCGGCAGCGAGATCGACGGCTTCACCGTCGACGGTTCCTCCGGGGTCTCCGAACTGCCCGCCATCGCGCCGGACCAGGAACGCAAGTATTACGCCATCACCGTCCGGCCACAGGTCTTCATCAACACCGTTCCGGACCACGTCATCCTCCACCGGATGTTCCCGGTCTCGGAGAGCCGCACCATCGTCGAGTGCGACTGGCTGTTCCTGCCCGAGGTGGTCGAGCAGATCCGCGCAGGGTCCCTGGACGTGTCGAAATCCGTGGAGCTCTTCCATCGGGTCAATCAGCAGGACTTCGAGGCCTGTGAACAGACGCAGCCGTCGATGTCCTCGAAGGTCTACGCCTCGGGCGGGGCATTGGTGCCCAGCGAGCACCACATCAGTGAATTCCACGACTGGTGGTATGAAGCTCTCGGCTGGCGTGCGCCGAAAGAGGCTCGCGACGAGCAGGCGACGGCGGCGCAGGCGTCTCGATGA
- a CDS encoding S-(hydroxymethyl)mycothiol dehydrogenase, which yields MPHTVNAVVVTAQDAPATLEKIIIPDPGPGEALVDILTCGVCQTDQHYQKGLIGQNYPYLLGHEATGRVTAIGEGVTSISPGDKVILNWRAVCADCRACRKGQPQYCFNTHNATQKMTLTDGTPLEPALGIGAFAEKTLVAAGQCTLIEDTKEEHDAAIGLLGCGVMAGIGAAINTGEVARGESVAVIGCGGVGTAAIAGARLAGATTIIAVDLDPRKLDKARQLGATHTVEAGSTDPVEAIRELTGGFGADVVIDAVARPETYTQAFYARDLAGRVVLVGVPDPSWSVELPMIDIFGRGGALKSSWYGDCLPSRDFPMLVDLYRQNRLDLDAFVTERIRLDQVQEAFTTMNHGDVLRSVVEIG from the coding sequence ATGCCTCATACCGTCAATGCTGTCGTCGTCACCGCCCAAGACGCCCCAGCCACCCTGGAGAAGATCATCATCCCCGACCCCGGCCCCGGAGAGGCCCTGGTGGACATCCTCACCTGCGGGGTCTGCCAAACCGATCAGCACTACCAAAAAGGCCTCATCGGCCAGAACTACCCCTACCTGCTAGGCCACGAAGCCACCGGCCGCGTCACCGCCATCGGCGAAGGAGTCACCTCGATCAGCCCCGGGGACAAAGTCATCCTGAACTGGCGCGCCGTCTGCGCAGACTGCCGCGCCTGCCGCAAAGGCCAGCCCCAATACTGCTTCAACACCCACAACGCCACCCAGAAAATGACCCTGACCGACGGCACCCCCCTAGAACCCGCCCTAGGCATCGGCGCCTTCGCCGAAAAGACCCTGGTCGCCGCCGGCCAATGCACCCTCATCGAAGACACCAAAGAAGAGCACGACGCCGCCATCGGACTCCTGGGCTGCGGGGTGATGGCCGGCATCGGGGCAGCGATCAACACCGGTGAGGTGGCCCGTGGGGAGTCGGTGGCCGTGATCGGCTGCGGCGGAGTCGGCACCGCCGCCATCGCCGGAGCCCGCCTCGCCGGAGCCACCACCATCATCGCCGTAGACCTCGACCCCAGAAAACTCGACAAAGCCCGCCAGCTCGGCGCCACCCACACCGTGGAGGCAGGCAGCACTGATCCGGTAGAAGCCATCCGCGAACTCACCGGCGGATTCGGCGCCGATGTCGTCATCGACGCCGTCGCCCGCCCCGAGACCTACACCCAAGCCTTCTACGCCCGCGACCTCGCCGGCCGCGTCGTACTCGTCGGTGTCCCAGACCCCTCCTGGAGCGTGGAACTGCCCATGATCGACATCTTCGGCCGCGGCGGAGCCCTGAAATCCTCCTGGTACGGCGACTGCCTGCCCAGCCGCGACTTCCCCATGCTGGTGGACCTCTACCGCCAGAATCGCCTAGACCTGGATGCCTTCGTCACCGAACGCATCCGCCTGGACCAAGTCCAAGAAGCCTTCACCACCATGAACCACGGCGACGTGCTGCGCAGCGTCGTCGAAATCGGCTAA
- the glyA gene encoding serine hydroxymethyltransferase encodes MTDTISSLREEDPDIAAAIDAERERQSTTLEMIASENFTSPAVMEAQGSVLTNKYAEGYPGARYYGGCEHVDVVEQIAIDRVRELFGAEAANVQPHSGAQANAAALSALLTPGETILGLDLAHGGHLTHGMRLNFSGRLYDAVSYRVRESDHLIDMDEVARLAREHRPQVIIAGWSAYPRQLDFAAFRRIADEVGAYLLVDMAHFAGLVAAGLHPSPIPYADVVTTTTHKTLGGPRGGVILSRAGLAKKINSAVFPGQQGGPLEHVIAAKAVAFRSAATPEFRDRQQRTLDGAQVLAERLRRPDVAASGISLVSGGTDVHLVLVDLRHSELDGREAEDRLHQVGITVNRNAVPFDPRPPMISSGLRIGTPALATRGFGDEEFREVADIIAFALAPQLTARDHSELRERVSSLAGRFPLHPHMESVVKEVV; translated from the coding sequence ATGACAGACACCATCTCCTCGCTGCGTGAGGAGGATCCGGACATCGCCGCGGCGATCGACGCCGAGCGGGAGCGACAGAGCACCACGCTGGAGATGATCGCTTCGGAGAACTTCACCTCGCCGGCCGTGATGGAGGCTCAGGGCTCGGTGCTGACCAACAAGTACGCCGAAGGGTACCCAGGTGCTCGATACTACGGCGGCTGCGAGCACGTGGACGTGGTCGAGCAGATCGCCATCGACCGTGTGCGGGAGCTCTTCGGGGCTGAAGCGGCCAATGTCCAGCCCCATTCCGGAGCCCAGGCCAATGCGGCGGCGCTCTCCGCCCTCCTCACGCCCGGTGAGACGATCCTCGGACTCGACCTTGCCCACGGCGGTCACTTGACCCATGGGATGCGGCTGAACTTCTCCGGCCGACTCTATGATGCCGTCTCCTACAGGGTGAGGGAGTCCGATCATCTGATCGACATGGATGAGGTGGCCCGCCTGGCCCGTGAACACCGCCCGCAGGTGATCATCGCCGGGTGGTCCGCGTATCCCCGCCAGCTGGACTTCGCGGCGTTCCGCCGCATCGCGGACGAAGTCGGAGCCTATCTGCTGGTGGACATGGCACACTTCGCCGGGCTTGTGGCCGCGGGCCTCCACCCCAGCCCGATCCCATACGCCGACGTGGTCACCACGACGACGCACAAGACCCTCGGCGGACCCCGGGGAGGTGTGATCCTCTCCCGGGCCGGCCTCGCGAAGAAGATCAACTCAGCAGTCTTCCCCGGCCAGCAGGGAGGGCCTCTGGAGCACGTGATCGCCGCCAAGGCGGTCGCCTTCCGCAGCGCCGCCACCCCGGAGTTCCGGGACAGGCAGCAGCGGACCCTCGACGGCGCCCAGGTCTTGGCGGAACGGCTGCGGCGGCCCGACGTCGCAGCCTCCGGCATCAGCCTGGTCAGCGGTGGGACCGACGTGCACCTGGTCCTGGTGGACCTGCGCCATTCCGAGCTGGACGGCCGTGAGGCGGAGGATCGGCTTCATCAGGTGGGCATCACGGTCAATCGCAATGCGGTGCCCTTCGACCCACGACCACCGATGATCTCCTCCGGGCTGCGCATCGGCACCCCGGCTCTGGCTACCCGAGGCTTCGGAGACGAGGAGTTCCGCGAGGTCGCCGACATCATCGCCTTCGCTCTTGCCCCTCAGCTGACCGCCAGAGACCACTCGGAGCTGCGTGAACGGGTCTCCTCCCTGGCTGGGAGGTTTCCGCTGCATCCCCACATGGAATCCGTCGTGAAGGAGGTCGTCTGA
- a CDS encoding IclR family transcriptional regulator, translating into MKPENLSRIQSVDRAVEILKALSEEPHMTIAEVARHLDVHRSTAFRLLGTLELHHLVEQESERGAYRLGIGLLRMANSVTAQMDFTKDAQICCNALAAQLNETVNIAILDDGYAVTIIQATDDQMLSVSHQYVGQRGPLHATSTGKMLLAHAEEDEFDRLVERGLDSFTGMTMTDPGVLRTELETIRHRNWASAVAEWEPGINALAVPVRGEGGQVKAALSITGPSFRLPESQFAELATLLKEQARPLEARMGFFED; encoded by the coding sequence ATGAAGCCAGAGAACCTGAGCCGCATCCAGTCCGTGGACCGCGCGGTCGAGATCCTGAAGGCCCTCAGCGAAGAGCCACACATGACGATCGCCGAGGTCGCGCGACACCTCGACGTCCACCGCTCCACGGCTTTCCGCCTCCTCGGAACCCTCGAGCTCCACCACCTGGTCGAACAGGAGTCGGAACGCGGCGCCTACCGCCTCGGCATCGGACTGCTGCGCATGGCGAACTCGGTCACCGCCCAGATGGACTTCACCAAGGACGCCCAGATCTGCTGCAACGCACTGGCGGCGCAGCTCAACGAGACGGTCAACATCGCCATCCTCGACGACGGATACGCCGTGACCATCATCCAGGCCACCGATGACCAGATGCTCAGCGTCAGCCACCAGTACGTGGGGCAGCGCGGACCCCTGCATGCCACCTCGACGGGCAAGATGCTGCTCGCGCATGCGGAGGAGGACGAGTTCGACCGACTCGTCGAACGCGGCCTCGACAGCTTCACGGGCATGACGATGACCGACCCCGGAGTCTTGCGGACGGAGCTCGAGACCATCCGTCACCGCAACTGGGCCTCCGCCGTGGCCGAATGGGAGCCGGGGATCAATGCTCTGGCCGTGCCGGTCCGGGGCGAGGGCGGCCAGGTGAAGGCGGCCCTGTCCATCACCGGCCCCTCGTTCCGTCTCCCGGAGTCCCAGTTCGCAGAGCTCGCGACGCTGCTCAAGGAGCAGGCCCGCCCCTTGGAAGCGAGAATGGGATTCTTCGAGGACTGA
- a CDS encoding MBL fold metallo-hydrolase produces the protein MTTTARIEHLITAGTFSLDGGTWEVENNVYLLGDDQEVLIIDPAHDAEAVAQQVGDRQVLGILLTHGHDDHIREVFEVQRKVGGRIHLNPADHVLWEQVHAHALPEVEISDGDVFTISDTRLTAIHTPGHSPGSTCFYAEDLPHTDGSRGSVLFSGDTLFQGGPGATGRSHSSFETIIESIRDQIFTKLPENTEVHPGHGDSTRIQSEKPHLQEWVDRGH, from the coding sequence ATGACCACCACGGCACGCATCGAACATCTGATCACCGCAGGAACCTTCTCCCTGGACGGAGGAACCTGGGAGGTGGAGAACAACGTCTACCTCCTCGGCGATGACCAGGAAGTGCTCATCATCGACCCCGCCCACGACGCCGAGGCTGTGGCCCAGCAGGTCGGTGACCGCCAGGTCTTGGGCATCCTGCTCACCCATGGCCATGACGATCACATCCGTGAAGTCTTCGAGGTCCAGCGCAAGGTCGGGGGCCGCATCCACCTCAACCCCGCCGATCACGTGCTCTGGGAGCAGGTCCACGCCCATGCCCTGCCTGAGGTGGAGATCTCCGACGGCGATGTCTTCACCATCTCCGACACCCGCCTGACCGCCATCCACACCCCCGGACACTCCCCCGGCTCCACCTGCTTCTACGCCGAAGACCTCCCCCACACCGACGGCTCCCGCGGCTCGGTGCTCTTCTCCGGGGACACCCTCTTCCAAGGAGGCCCCGGAGCCACCGGACGCTCCCACAGCAGCTTCGAGACGATCATCGAGTCCATCCGAGACCAGATCTTCACCAAGCTCCCCGAGAACACCGAGGTCCACCCCGGCCACGGAGACTCCACCCGGATCCAGTCCGAGAAGCCCCACCTCCAAGAATGGGTAGACCGCGGACACTGA
- a CDS encoding L-serine ammonia-lyase, which produces MTISVFDLFSVGIGPSSSHTVGPMRAARRFVVEELPAQKDLGGLVEVRVDLYGSLAATGQGHGTFEAVLLGLEGWDAEAILPEEVDERIEDMRATGTVQVGAQVGVGSGVDVTLRVEDFVQRPLTFLPQHSNGMVLTAVDGAGAPLAEQTYFSIGGGFVLTVTEAEAASLGEVVESAEAEVPHPFTTAAELMEHCRSTGRAVSEVMMANETVMRPEEEVRAGVLHIWQVMEECKNSALGRAGVLPGGLNVRRRAPGWHARLTEQDPDRSYAYWQEWVNLVALAVNEENASGGRVVTAPTNGAAGIIPAVGFYATHYGPGGSFIAPEDREEAVVRYLLTAAAIGVLYKEQASISGAEVGCQGEVGSASSMAAAGLCEVLGGSAEQVENAAEIAMEHNLGLTCDPISGLVQVPCIERNAIAATKAVNAARMALMGDGQHRVSLDEVIVTMRETGADMSSKYKETAQGGLAVNVIEC; this is translated from the coding sequence ATGACGATCAGTGTCTTTGATCTGTTCAGTGTCGGGATCGGTCCGTCGTCTTCCCATACGGTGGGGCCGATGCGTGCGGCTCGTCGTTTCGTGGTCGAGGAGCTGCCTGCTCAGAAGGATCTGGGTGGGCTGGTGGAGGTCCGGGTGGATCTCTATGGGTCTCTGGCCGCTACGGGGCAGGGCCACGGCACGTTCGAGGCGGTGCTGCTGGGCCTGGAGGGCTGGGACGCAGAGGCGATCCTGCCCGAGGAGGTCGATGAGCGCATCGAGGATATGCGCGCCACCGGGACGGTCCAGGTCGGTGCCCAGGTCGGTGTTGGTTCTGGTGTGGATGTCACCCTGCGGGTGGAGGACTTCGTGCAGCGGCCCCTGACCTTCCTGCCGCAGCATTCCAATGGGATGGTCCTCACTGCCGTCGATGGTGCCGGCGCACCGTTGGCTGAGCAGACCTATTTCTCCATCGGCGGAGGGTTCGTGCTCACCGTGACCGAGGCGGAGGCTGCCTCCCTGGGTGAGGTGGTCGAGTCCGCGGAGGCGGAGGTCCCTCACCCCTTCACCACGGCGGCCGAGCTCATGGAGCACTGCCGCAGCACCGGCCGGGCTGTCTCTGAGGTGATGATGGCCAATGAGACCGTGATGCGCCCGGAGGAGGAGGTCCGGGCTGGGGTGCTGCACATCTGGCAGGTCATGGAGGAGTGTAAGAACTCCGCGTTGGGCCGCGCCGGGGTGCTGCCGGGTGGGTTGAACGTCCGGCGTCGTGCCCCGGGGTGGCATGCCCGGCTCACGGAGCAGGATCCGGATCGGTCGTATGCGTATTGGCAGGAGTGGGTCAATCTGGTGGCTTTGGCCGTGAACGAGGAGAACGCCTCGGGTGGCCGGGTGGTGACTGCGCCGACCAACGGGGCGGCGGGGATCATTCCGGCGGTGGGGTTCTATGCGACCCATTATGGGCCGGGAGGCAGTTTCATCGCGCCGGAGGATCGTGAAGAGGCGGTGGTGCGGTATTTGCTCACTGCTGCGGCGATTGGGGTGCTGTATAAGGAGCAGGCGTCGATCTCTGGTGCTGAGGTGGGGTGTCAGGGGGAGGTGGGTTCGGCGTCTTCGATGGCGGCTGCTGGGCTTTGTGAGGTCTTGGGTGGGTCTGCGGAGCAGGTGGAGAATGCTGCGGAGATTGCGATGGAGCACAATCTGGGGTTGACCTGTGATCCGATCTCGGGGTTGGTGCAGGTGCCGTGTATTGAGCGGAATGCGATTGCGGCGACTAAGGCGGTCAATGCGGCGCGGATGGCGTTGATGGGGGATGGGCAGCATCGGGTCTCGTTGGATGAGGTGATCGTGACGATGCGTGAGACGGGGGCGGATATGTCCTCGAAGTATAAGGAGACTGCTCAGGGCGGGTTGGCTGTGAACGTCATCGAATGCTGA
- a CDS encoding GcvT family protein, which yields MSQHAAPHDPRVVIIGLGVVGAAVADELVLRGWHNVTVVEQGPLYETGGSSSHAPGFVFQTSPNKAMCELAQRTLDKLDGAEVDGRWVMKRVGGLELATTAEREQELRRRRDFAASWGVPAQLLAPHEVAEIWPGLDTTHVLSALHTPTDAVVKGARAVEFQARRAEAGGARIISETQVTGIRRSGERVTGVETVPVGSDQEPDVIDADIVITCAGLWGPKLARELLGMDIPMLPVEHGFGFSTPVDSLTSLDEQTEVARPMIRHQGHGVYFREWGSRIAIGAYEHRTIPVEDHDITSPEEISERGGQASIHPFTRQDFEATWTEVQNLLPELQDAALDEAESFNGIFSFTPDGGPLLGPVPGIEGLWMAQSVWVTQSAGVGQVIAEWLTTGNPGIDTHGLDVSRFDPLLTSRRSARELGEESYDEVYDIIHPRATTLRLRGLRTSPFYERQRGRGAAFSSANGWERPLWYESNAMLPDKRPAVPMLGDSPMPTRDQWAAQFWSPLVAVEARRLRESVGLVDMSSLPRWELSGKGATDFLNGLADDGLLSRPVGRSVGSIVYALMLDDRGGILSDITIARTGEETYHLGVNGSQDAAWLWGRMRERSIVLHLADASSGSCGLGLWGPQARDVLAQLVEEDISHEAFRFYRSRSLSVGGVPVLAMRLSYVGELGWELYAPAEFGRYLWDALISAGKSQEILPVGRRAFESLRLEKGMRLWGADMTREHTPAEAGIEFAVRGAAQEKLKELGADRPARRLVCLTLDDPAMVLMGHEPVYHAQDPEGRPVGYVTSADQGYTTGLSLAYAWLPTELAAEGSAVEVSYFGRRLHAHVAAEPVFDPTASRMRS from the coding sequence ATGTCCCAGCACGCTGCCCCACACGACCCCCGTGTGGTCATCATCGGCCTAGGAGTCGTCGGGGCCGCTGTCGCGGACGAGCTCGTCCTCCGCGGCTGGCACAACGTCACCGTGGTGGAACAGGGCCCGCTCTACGAGACCGGCGGGTCAAGCTCGCATGCGCCTGGATTCGTCTTCCAGACCTCTCCGAACAAGGCGATGTGTGAGCTCGCACAGCGGACCCTCGACAAGCTCGACGGTGCTGAAGTCGACGGTCGCTGGGTGATGAAGCGTGTCGGTGGACTCGAACTCGCCACCACGGCGGAACGGGAGCAGGAGCTGCGCCGCCGCCGGGACTTCGCTGCCTCCTGGGGTGTGCCCGCACAGCTTCTCGCCCCTCACGAGGTCGCAGAGATCTGGCCCGGGCTGGACACCACGCACGTGCTGAGTGCGTTGCACACCCCGACCGACGCCGTCGTCAAAGGTGCGCGGGCCGTGGAGTTCCAGGCACGACGGGCTGAGGCCGGAGGTGCTCGCATCATCAGCGAGACGCAGGTGACGGGCATCAGGAGGTCGGGCGAGCGGGTGACCGGCGTCGAGACCGTGCCGGTGGGGTCAGACCAGGAGCCCGACGTCATCGATGCCGACATCGTCATCACCTGCGCCGGGCTGTGGGGGCCGAAGCTGGCTCGCGAGCTGCTCGGCATGGACATCCCGATGCTGCCGGTCGAGCACGGCTTCGGCTTCAGCACTCCGGTGGACTCCTTGACCAGTCTCGACGAGCAGACCGAAGTGGCCCGGCCGATGATCCGGCATCAGGGCCACGGCGTGTACTTCCGCGAATGGGGCTCCCGGATCGCCATCGGCGCCTACGAGCACAGGACCATCCCAGTCGAGGATCATGACATCACCAGCCCCGAGGAGATCAGCGAACGGGGCGGCCAGGCCTCGATCCACCCCTTCACACGGCAGGACTTCGAGGCCACCTGGACCGAGGTGCAGAACCTCCTTCCCGAGCTCCAGGACGCCGCCCTGGACGAGGCCGAGAGCTTCAACGGGATCTTCTCGTTCACCCCCGACGGCGGTCCACTCCTAGGACCTGTGCCCGGAATCGAAGGGCTCTGGATGGCCCAATCCGTGTGGGTGACCCAGTCCGCCGGCGTCGGACAGGTCATCGCCGAATGGCTCACCACCGGGAACCCGGGGATCGACACCCATGGACTCGACGTCTCCCGGTTCGACCCGCTCCTGACCTCCCGGCGATCGGCCCGGGAACTGGGTGAGGAGTCCTATGACGAGGTGTACGACATCATCCACCCCCGCGCCACCACTCTGCGCCTGCGCGGGCTCCGAACCTCCCCCTTCTACGAACGCCAACGCGGACGGGGCGCGGCATTCAGCTCTGCCAACGGCTGGGAGCGTCCCCTGTGGTACGAGTCCAATGCGATGCTGCCGGACAAGCGTCCCGCCGTCCCGATGCTGGGCGACTCACCCATGCCCACCCGAGACCAGTGGGCGGCGCAGTTCTGGAGCCCACTCGTGGCGGTCGAGGCACGGCGGCTCCGAGAATCGGTGGGACTGGTGGACATGTCGTCCCTGCCCCGGTGGGAGCTCTCCGGGAAGGGTGCGACAGACTTCCTCAACGGACTCGCCGACGACGGCCTGCTGAGCCGACCGGTCGGCCGATCCGTGGGAAGCATCGTCTACGCACTGATGCTCGACGATCGGGGCGGCATCCTCTCAGACATCACCATCGCTCGCACCGGCGAGGAGACCTACCACCTCGGAGTCAACGGGAGCCAGGACGCTGCGTGGCTGTGGGGCCGGATGCGCGAGCGGTCGATCGTGCTGCACCTGGCCGACGCCTCCTCCGGCTCCTGCGGACTGGGGCTGTGGGGACCCCAGGCCAGAGACGTGCTGGCTCAGCTCGTCGAGGAGGACATCTCCCACGAGGCCTTCCGCTTCTATCGGAGCCGCAGTCTCAGCGTGGGCGGGGTCCCTGTCCTCGCGATGCGGCTCAGCTATGTCGGCGAGCTCGGGTGGGAACTGTACGCACCCGCAGAGTTCGGGCGCTATCTCTGGGACGCATTGATCAGCGCGGGCAAATCCCAGGAGATCCTGCCCGTGGGCCGCCGGGCCTTCGAGAGCCTCCGGCTGGAGAAGGGCATGCGGCTGTGGGGGGCTGACATGACCCGCGAACACACCCCGGCGGAGGCAGGGATCGAGTTCGCGGTGCGCGGCGCCGCACAGGAGAAGCTCAAGGAGCTCGGTGCCGATCGGCCGGCACGCCGTCTCGTCTGCCTGACCCTGGATGACCCTGCAATGGTCCTCATGGGACACGAACCTGTCTACCACGCGCAGGACCCCGAGGGGCGTCCCGTCGGTTACGTCACCAGTGCCGATCAGGGCTACACCACCGGCCTCTCCCTCGCCTATGCCTGGCTCCCCACGGAGCTCGCCGCCGAGGGTTCCGCCGTCGAGGTCTCGTACTTCGGCCGTCGGCTCCACGCCCATGTCGCGGCAGAGCCCGTCTTCGATCCCACCGCTTCACGAATGCGTTCCTGA